In Colletotrichum destructivum chromosome 1, complete sequence, the sequence GGAAGCTCATCGCTCACGTCTCCGCCTCTTCGACGGGCCCTGTAACGGATGACCCAGTTGATGAGACGGGATAAGGGGAACACCGCCACCCATCGCGCGGCACAGACTGCGCAGACGGTGATGATAATGAGTAGAGGTCGGAATTGCAAGGCGTTATCCGTGAACAATGCGAGCCCGAGGTAAATGAAGATGAAATTCTCAGACAGCTGAGCGAGAATCTGGAATATGAACTTAGTCGTAAGCTGGGTTCGCCGAGACATGTTGAAATAGGCGTAATGCTTCAATGTAATGCCACAAAACAGCAAAGATACAATGCCTACGAGATTGTCAACAATACACTCAGCTGGATAGAAGAGTAGGGGCTTATTAGGAGGTTCTTACCGGACATGTGAATGGCatgggagaagaagtaggTGGCATATGCAACCAGCACAACGAGACAGCTCTCGTTCTTGGGGTATCGTCGAATGTATGTGAGCTTCAGAAGCAGCGCCATTAGAACGCCCACAACCACACCGATCAACATACTACCGAAGAAAACGATCAAGAAGATGCCGATACCCTCGAAAAAGCTCAAGAAACCAAGCTTAGACGCGTCACCTTTCTTGTACTTCTGAGCCGTGTCGAAGATGACGATAGCAATGGCATCGTTAAGAATCGACTCCCCAAAAATAATGGTGTAAAGTTTGGGATCAACCTTGTACGAGTTGAAGATGGCCAGAATCGTCACAGGGTCAGTAGCCGACAGAGTCGCGCCGACAGAAATAGCATCGACAAACGACATGCTGATGGATTCGACCCCCGTCAAGGCGTAAAGCCAGAGGATGAGACCGATCACTACAGCCGATAGGAACGTCCCGGCGAAAGCGAAAGTCAAGATGGTACCCATGTTCCTAAAGAAATTGGCCTGATGTAGCTCGTAGCCCGAAGCTAGGATGATCGGAGGAAGCAGTAGGTTGAAGAAGATTTGGTAGTCGAAGCTGATGAGGTTTCGGATCGAATCGCCAGAGGTCACGAGCAGCAGAAGGCCGACAGTCATTCCTGGAGCGGGTGTCAGATGCTACCCAGCAGGTGGCAatgagacgacgaggacgaacCTGCAaagatggagatgacggtCTCGTGTACGGCCTCAATCTTTCTTTCTTGGAGGAAGTAGCTGGTCAGGAAAGCGGTGATGAGAAGCATGATGGAGATGAACAGCGCCCATGCAGCGAAGATCTCCTTTTGGGACCCATCGGAGCCTGCGGTATAGGGTCAGTCGCAAATATCGTCGGACACGCAAGGGCTGGAAGGGAGTGGCCGGCAGCATACTCTCCGGgtcgccttcttcggcggcgcgTTCTGGCACGGTCATATCAGCTTGCGCTCTTCAAGTCGGAAAGGCAGGGGTCGAGAAGACGTACGAACAAGGCGCAGGGTCGCCCCGGCGATATCCGTCGCCGATACCATGTTGAGATTGCGGGTTTGCGGCGGTTTCGGCTTTCACGGATTGGCGACGGAGTAAGATCCAGAATGGAGGGGGAAGCGGCAGGCAGGCCAGCGGCTCGCGCGTGAGCTCCGAAAACGATGAATGACGATCATGAACAGACCGGCTCGTCGGACGCCGCAGAGTGAAAGATGGGGGAGTCGGTTCGACGGGAGTTCGTGGACTGGCGACGAGGGTGGAAGGCAGCTTTCGAGATGTGTCGACAGGCTTCAATGCCAATGCAAAGAATACTAGGCTGGCTCCGACTTCGTAGAGGTGTCCACTGGATGAACAAATGCAGGCTACGGCAGAAGCCAGCCACTAGCCAGCGGCGGATGGCTGAAAGTGGCTCTCAAGACCTACGGTGATTGGTCGTCGAAAGGGTCACTGACGGGTTTGCTTGCGCAGCCTCGGCGGGGTGGTAGAGCTACAACGGGGTGCGGGTAGGTGTAACTAGCAGAAGGTTGAACGTTGAGCGCCAAGCGTCGATCTCGAAGTACCTGGTACGGGGGACCGAAGGGAGTTGTAGCTGCTCCCTCCCAAACACGGAATAGATCCAACTGGCCTGTGGCCCCGTGGGACGCGGATGCAACGACCAGGATTAACATTGCTATCAGAAACAGCCAGCAGGATAGGTATCTAATGGTAACGCCTGAGATGTTTGAAAAATatctttcttcctttcttgtTTGTTTACCTACAACCAAGATATCCGCTGCAATACGCTATCGGAGAGTCCATTCGAATCACATTTGTGTTGGACCGAGCTTGGCCGTTGCGAGCGTAAGAGAAGGCATGACTTCATATGGTATGGTATTGGCACGTGCTTTGCTCCATCTGCACCAGCAGAGGTCTAGATCTCTGTGGATGGAATCTCGGCCAACGCGGGCCCAACGCAGCTGAACCCCATTGTTTTCCGCAGCGGAAAGAAGCCCAGACCCATTGGACACGGTCGGAGGGAGCGTCTATGCGGAGGGTGTCGTGGATGGTGGCACTCGGCGCCTGAGAGGGTGCTGCCGTAGGACTTGTTAGGAAGTTGGGGTAGCACTTGATCAAGATCACTCGTGAGGGGGACTCCATCAGCCGGATGGATGGTACCGTCAGCCGGAGACGGCTGCTCTTCCATATACGCGACGACACGGGGTTGCGATCCGACATGAGATGACCAGATGGTGAGATTATGCCCTACGGTACCTTACTTGACCTAAAGAAGTATTATGCAGAGCGCACGAGGCTTGCACACGAGTCCACGATAAGTGATGGAGGAAACACGTAGAGGTTGGGTTTCTAGAGGAAGGAGAGGTGTTCtgttttccccctccctcccttcttctctttcatTTCCTCTTACTCTTCCTCTTCATTTTAGAGTCGAGGTTGCTACGTGGATGCTCGGAAATCAAAACAAGCCCGTTGATTCATTCGTCCCGGTTGATTGAGAAGAACATTAATGACACAATGACAACGTCGTCGTGCAGGACTTCGAGATAGCGCAGAGAGCCAGCGAACGGTCAACACCCGGGAACCAAAGAAACCCCTAAAAAAAAGATAGGAGCAAATGGGGCGGGCGGGACAAGGAGCTACGGGCATGACGTACTGGATGCGGGGGTACCCTTGGGAGGGAACACGACAGGCCTGGAAGCAAGGCCTGCCTGCCCGCCTCTCTTCTTTCACCGTTCGGCGTCACTGTGCGATGCCATCGCGACTTACCTAACCTAGGTAGGAAATGCAAGCGGCAGCTTAGACTCTCGGTTACCGGGACTtaccccttcttccctcttcgGAGCCTACGCCGTCTTGCTACCCGTGGAAGATTCTATCAAGTCCACCACTCAACTGGCTTTATCCCAAACGATTAAATACAAGCActttcccccctccacctccaccgcTGCGTATCTGGAACCTCACTCACACAGCTTGTATGAACACCTCGCCACCACAACTACCACCCCTAGCAGCAGTATACTAGTGTCAGGCGTGGTGTATGAGCGTATATCCATTCGACTACCTTAGTCTCCAATACACAACGTGCTACTCGCCGGGCTTGCAGACTGGCCCAAAGACGTCCTTGTCAGTTCGTCACCCATCGACAGCTGCATTCTCCCTCGCCTCTTCTTACGACCCCGTTCGGCGGCAATCCACCCCCTGGATTCTCACCAGTGCCACCGGAACCCGACGGCGCATTCGTCTGCCGCTCTCCCGCCACCCGCTAACTCGCACTGACAAGTATCGAGCTTGTCCAAACCAGGCATCTTCTTACCTGAACATTAGGTACATTGGACATTCAGGCGCAACCCTAGCACACCACATCAGTGGGCGGTCCTCGCTCTCATTCGCCATCACCTGCTCTCGCCCGCTCACGACTGCATAGCCTGGGCTCGAATCAGGAACCGACCTGCACCGGTTAGTTGGTCATTCTGCTAGGGCGCAGTTTGTAGCCAGCGAATGACGCAAACTCCTGCCGCCGGCTGTCATCGTCAGAAATCAAATCACCCCGTACCAGCAGCCCGTGTTCGGGGTCTCGTGGCATCCTCCTACTTGACCGCGTGACACCCGCACAACatttgtttttttttcggCCACAGCCGGCCTTTCTCACAACCACCACGCAGCGCATTCGACATTTAAGTACGCTTCTCTCAGGGATTGATTGCTCGACCAGTCTATCGTCTGCTGCCCAGCATCGAAACTTGACGCCCAATTGAACGACCGCTCCCCAGGTTGCCCCGCTAGTGGGCTTGTCCGAATACCATCTCCCGAATCGCTCCATTTCGTGGGTGTTGTAGCCTGACGCCTTTCGCGATCGAACATGCCTTCATCACAATCTCATTCCCCTAGGAAGGGCCGTCCGATGCCCTCCATCGAGCAGAGCACCCAGTCTGCGCAATCAAACCCCAAACAGGAGAGAGGGGTAGCCAGTGAGCGATCGCCATTACTATTCCCGACcagcgatgacgaggatgacgagctcgccgatgGTAACTCGTTTCTGGGAGACCAAGAGGACACCCAACAGACCAAGAGCGTCTGGTATCTGATCCTCCTCACCATCAGCATCGGCGGTTTGCAAATTGCATGGTCTGTTGAGCTGTCTAACGGGTCTCCCTACCTGCTCTCCCTGGGGTTGAGCAAATCATTGATGGCCTTGGTGTGGATTGCTGGCCCGCTTACCGGCACGCTGGTTCAGCCCTACGTTGGCATGCTGAGCGACAACTGCCGTCTGCCGTGGGGCAAGCGGAAACCCTTCATGCTCGGCGGAGCCGTCGCAACCATTATCTCCTTGATGTTCTTGGCTTGGACCAAAGAAATCGTGGGCGGCATCTTGGGTTTATTCGGCGCAGACCTCGAGTCTCAGGCCGTCAAAAACACCGTCATctgcgtcgccgtcgtgggcaTCTACGTCCTCGACTTTGCCATCAACACCGTGCAAGCCGCCATCAGGGCCTTCATTGTGGACTGTGCGCCGCCCCATCAACAGGAGGCCGCCAATGCCATGGCAAGTCGAATCACAGGCTTTGGAAACATTATCGGATACGTCGCGGGCTACGTCAACTTGCCGACCTACCTCTGGTTCCTCGGCGACACCCAGTTCAAGGTCCTGTGTGCTATTGCCAGCATAGCCCTTGCAATAACTATTGTGGTGAGCACGACTCTGATCAAGGAACGCGACCCTCGGCTCGAGGGCCCTCCAGTTCTGGGCAAGCCCGGtgtcttttcctttttcAAGAAGATATTTGCGTCCATTAAGCGTCTGCCGCCTCAGATCAGGAGGGTTTGCCAAGTCCAGTTCTGCGCCTGGATCGGCTTTTTCCCGCTGCTCTTCTACACCTCCTCGTACATTGGCGAGATTTACGTCGAGCCTTACCTGGAGGCCAACCCTCATATGACCCCGGAGGAGCTTGATCGACTTTACGAACGCGCGACCCGGATCGGAACCTTTGCTCTTCTCATCAACTCCGTAGTCAGCTTGCTTACGAACGTCTTCCTCCCATTCTTCGTTGCCCCCACCTACGACAGTCAGCCGATCGGTGACCTCCCGGCAGACTCCGACAGCGCAGAATTTGAAAACGAAAAGTCCTCTTGGCTCGATAAGCTGCAGATTCCCGGCTTCACCCTCAAGCGCGCATGGTTTGCCTCCCTCATCCTCTTTGCCGGCGCCATGTTCTGCACCGTCATCGTTCGCACGGTagaggcagcgacggctCTGATCGGTCTGGTGGGAATCACTTGGGCAATGACTTTGTGGGCACCCTGGGCCATCATCAGCGCCGAGATCAGCCGAAGAGATGCAAAGATCCGGCAGGCGAAGCAACGGCAGTTTAGCCCCAGTAGGAATGCTGAGGGTCCggcgtcgccctccttgaaCTCAGTCGCCGACTCAGACCTGAGTGACGGCGAGGAGACTGACCAGGCAGGTGTCATCCTCGGTATCCACAACATGGCCATCGCCGCTCCCCAGATCATCGCCACCGTCGGCTCGAGCATTATCTTCCGAATCTGGCAGAAGCCCCGCGGTACACCAGGCGACCATTCCATCGCCATTGTTCTGGCACTCGGCGGTATTGCCGTTTTGgtgtcgtccttcttcgtggCCAGCATTAAAGAGAGCGCATCGATGCCGGCTGACGCCATgatcgtcgccgaggagggcgagggtaCTGGGGGTCCGGGAAGCCGTCCCGGCACGGCCCGAAACCGCAACAAGAGCTACGAGCATCTCCCGCGGGCCAGCATTAAGCGTGCGACCCTCACGAGAAACAAGAGTTTTGGTGGTGCCGAGTACTAAGAAACGGAAGGGTACTTGGGTTTTCATTCATTTGGCGCTGGAATTACATCAAGGAAACGTAAAGAGAATGGCCTGAGGTTATTCATCATCCATCAGCCTTGAAATTGGATTAACGACTTTGGAGGCATGCGAGGAGTTCGGACTCATGAAATGACCAAACAGAAGGGCTCTGCCAGCCTTCAatttccctttctctctcccccttgTTTTTCtctttgttcttcttcttgagtCGAGATAATATGTTGGAACGGAGTGCATCAAAGGGAACAACAAGACAGGGATAGTATTTTCCCTCTTCACTTTCACCGTCATTGCCTTAGAATGTGGAAGGACAACTAGGAGGAGAGTCATGTTTGAAGTAGAACGCGAGATATAAGAAGCAGCTTAGCCTGCTTAGATTGGCACGGCACGCAGCCGACGAATCCACACCATGAATCAAACGCCCAGTTACTTCAACATATGGATAGAAGTCAAAGTGAGGCCGTATGCAGCAATTTTACACAGAAGCACATAACAGTATAGATGACTTTCATGCATGGGCTGTGAAGGAGATTTCCAATTATACCCATCACAATTACACACTGCGTTACTCTTTCTTTCGTACAGGAGTCCATCAAGAGAAATGCTCGCATGATCCTTCATACATTGATTGGTAgacgcaaaaaaaaaaaaaaaaaaaaaagcctgCAATGCCTTTATCTTTGATCCCTTGAACTCGTCAAAGTTGGTCAAGGGAGCACGACATGCTCCAGCTTCCCCCTCCTTGGTGAAAATGCCCCGGGGCACAAAACTCCATAAACTCCTCTCGAAACTCTCGGCCCTGTCGCCACGGGTTGCGATAGGGTTACCGACCCAATGCATCCTGATGACTGTTTCCATGCCAAATCGTATCCTATCGCTGGTTATGCGGTTTTTGATTGATTCTTTTTCTTTTAATTCTGTGCCTATCCTTGAGGGAACTCGCATCAACATCGTCTCGGTCGTGGGCCGTTCTTCGTCTTTCGTTTgttcgtcatcgtcatcgttgcttgtcgtcgacatactctccgccgtcgtcgtacATTCAATTCTGCTAATCGAACATGTCCGCCCCTGTCGGTCGGCTCGAGCTGCTTCGTCTACGCTCctgtctcctcctccgacgGTTATCGGCCGCTGCGGACCCAACAGGGTTAGTCTGGGGTGCGCTGGGCGAAGGGCTCATTTGGCTCCAGGTACCATGAGTATTCTCGCTGCCTATGCTAGAGACAGTAGCGCcggccatcggcgtcgatTGCACCGGCGGGCCTCCCGAGTAGTAGGCCGAGTCTTTTGGCTTTCTGCCCGCAGCGAATGCGgggttcggcggcggcagggggTCTCCGGCCTCGACAACGTGCTCCGCTGCTGATTCGGCTCGTCTCTGACTCGAGTCGCGACGGTAACGTCGGCCACTGCCGACTTCGATTCCGGATAAACTGCTGACTGAGCCGCGTCTCCTCCTGCTTTCCCCGCGCCTGTTGGCGgccgcttcctcctcggtcaGTCTCCGTAGCGTAATGTTTCTGTCCTTGTCGTCGTGAACCCTGACTTTGACGCTCACAGGTTGCGAGCGCTCCGAgtgggcgcggcggcggtcctcTGCCGCTGCAAGCGCACTGGCCGACGCAActgcagcagccgccgcctcttctcCGGCTCTCCTGCGTTTGGACGAGTCTCGTCGGTGGGGCCTCCCGCTAGGTGACATGTAGACCTCGCTCTCAGACTCGCGGTGGAGTAGGCCTGCTGGGTCCGGGGGCATTGGAGGCATGCCGACTGGTTCGAGGACATCGTGTCTTGACATTGTTTGCGAATGACCGACAGGGTAAACAGGAGGCCCTCCTGGCCCGGTGTGCATCATCGTTGGCGGGGGTCCCGCAGATAGGGGTGGCATCGGTGGCCCCCCGTAGCCGGCGCCAGCAGGTCGAGGCTCCAGCTCGGAAGATTCGGTCAACTGTGTGATTTCGGTGCTCAAAGCCGAC encodes:
- a CDS encoding Putative cation/H+ exchanger, cation/H+ exchanger, CPA1 family, which gives rise to MVSATDIAGATLRLVQRAAEEGDPESSDGSQKEIFAAWALFISIMLLITAFLTSYFLQERKIEAVHETVISIFAGMTVGLLLLVTSGDSIRNLISFDYQIFFNLLLPPIILASGYELHQANFFRNMGTILTFAFAGTFLSAVVIGLILWLYALTGVESISMSFVDAISVGATLSATDPVTILAIFNSYKVDPKLYTIIFGESILNDAIAIVIFDTAQKYKKGDASKLGFLSFFEGIGIFLIVFFGSMLIGVVVGVLMALLLKLTYIRRYPKNESCLVVLVAYATYFFSHAIHMSGIVSLLFCGITLKHYAYFNMSRRTQLTTKFIFQILAQLSENFIFIYLGLALFTDNALQFRPLLIIITVCAVCAARWVAVFPLSRLINWVIRYRARRRGGDVSDELPYNYQAMLFWAGLRGAVGVALAALLTGENSYALKATVLVVVVLTVIIFGGTTARMLEILGIQTGVVDEIDSDDEFDIETFSGGQYAKRTGTGIGYTPRRNGSLSLDNIGLRNGARPPVGGERSSYVSGSHSPNPIKRQSSHSRKNSEVERTDLLGRSGNTTDSDLESDIDTSDLPPPARREPRRRSPTITGASQSSATSGGLLAQTEPVGAVATAPHHVSATSAIRQLFSHGAEDAAGLFRQLDEDYIKPKLLLDGGSSSRGNGSGSGPGPGQV
- a CDS encoding Putative MFS transporter superfamily, with amino-acid sequence MPSSQSHSPRKGRPMPSIEQSTQSAQSNPKQERGVASERSPLLFPTSDDEDDELADGNSFLGDQEDTQQTKSVWYLILLTISIGGLQIAWSVELSNGSPYLLSLGLSKSLMALVWIAGPLTGTLVQPYVGMLSDNCRLPWGKRKPFMLGGAVATIISLMFLAWTKEIVGGILGLFGADLESQAVKNTVICVAVVGIYVLDFAINTVQAAIRAFIVDCAPPHQQEAANAMASRITGFGNIIGYVAGYVNLPTYLWFLGDTQFKVLCAIASIALAITIVVSTTLIKERDPRLEGPPVLGKPGVFSFFKKIFASIKRLPPQIRRVCQVQFCAWIGFFPLLFYTSSYIGEIYVEPYLEANPHMTPEELDRLYERATRIGTFALLINSVVSLLTNVFLPFFVAPTYDSQPIGDLPADSDSAEFENEKSSWLDKLQIPGFTLKRAWFASLILFAGAMFCTVIVRTVEAATALIGLVGITWAMTLWAPWAIISAEISRRDAKIRQAKQRQFSPSRNAEGPASPSLNSVADSDLSDGEETDQAGVILGIHNMAIAAPQIIATVGSSIIFRIWQKPRGTPGDHSIAIVLALGGIAVLVSSFFVASIKESASMPADAMIVAEEGEGTGGPGSRPGTARNRNKSYEHLPRASIKRATLTRNKSFGGAEY